TTAGAATTTGCATTCAAATCATCTGTGCAATCAAACCAAATTGTCAGgtgaaatgaatgatttttgcCAAATCATTTGACGGATCATTTATGCttgattgatttaaaaaggCCATATGCTTACAGCCTGTAAAACATACGGAACTGTTAACTAGTCACATGTCAAACATCCAGTATCTTCTACTTACTACGCAAACGCAAAATTCTTATTCTCTCATTCAAAAAGTGTGTCGTACAGAGATAAGAAGCAAAAGGCCAAAACAGGTGGGCCACACAAAAGCATTGGGTAGTTCATAAAGGAGTGTctgggggagggaggaagaacCCCGTGGGTGTAGGTCATTTACTTTTCCATCATGATACCAGAGACACTCAGTTATTtaaaacaaacgaacaaaacaaacagaaaagaaactcCCCTTCAGAAAGACAACATACTCTAGTGAAGAACTGCCCAAATCAACAaccattttagaaaacattcaTGGTTTCAGGACTCAAACTGGCTCCACACATTTGGCCCCCCTTTCAACATTGctacagaaaaatgtgacagGACATCTGACTGCAGGGGCTTGCAACAATGCTGgggggaggggaagaaaaaaaaaaaaaaaaaagcagaaaaaggacAGTATAGTATTACAGATCAGATAACTTGGTGTGGGTTCCACGGTTAAAGATATCAgaatttcctctctctttccacgCGCTGCCTCTGTCATCTTGCCTTCCTCTGGGAGCCCATGAGGCGCCTCTGCAGTGACATTTCTCACCTTTGGGCTGCGATGCAGAGCTACAACATGGCTATGCTCTCTGGTGTACAGTTGAGATGCGTAGATGTGCTGCTTCCCCCGGGGGACTTGAGGCCCTTAGTCGCCCCGCCTAAAGTCGAGCCCCGGGCCCTGGGGCCCATGATAACACCTGAGCCGTGGTGGTGACTCCGCTGCAGGCCTGCCATCATGGTCTCACTGGTGACGGTGCCGAACTCGTAGGTGAAGGTGCCGTAGAAGACCAGGATGTCCACGGTGAAGACCCACTCGCAGATGGCTGCCGCATGCTGCAGGATGAAGCTCTCGTGAATGAAGAAGATGCCGCCTGAGAGGAGGATGAGTTAAGGAGGACAGACATCTCTGGTACATGCATGAGCAAATTAAATTTCACTGACTCTACAGTTGGCGCAGGaaggacagaatgaaaaaatgtcaacagcCTGAATCACATCCATGATATAATGAGATGAGATATAACAAGCAGCCTTGCCTCAGGGTGCCAGATGTGAATTCATAATATGATTAGAGTTAAATTGCAATTGGCTTTGCAGCTCCGTGAACCAGACaggtttaaaaaataacataccAGTCAGTGAATGCAGTTTATACACATAGGATAGACTACTATTATTTATCAGATAATCGAGGTGGAGCCATGACGGGATGAATAGAGCGATACAAAAAAGACCAAGCAGTTGCACACCAATTCCTTCACTGTGATCTTCACCACATGCTTTCCGATACAAAGAAAAGCCTGTTCTATCACTAAACACATGACCAAGAGACaaacagatattaaaaacagcaacagttcaTATTTCCATATGAATCACTGActagcagatttttttaaggAACATCAATGGCTAATGCTGAGTTGATAAACTTAACAGCACCTTTTTCAAGACTAACATTCTGACTTGTCTGGAGCACATAAAAGGGAAAAGCACAGGGGAAACTAATACCTTTAATGATGGCTCATTCCAAGAGAGTAATTCCAGTGTGAGAGCACGAACAATATCAGGGCCCTTGAACTGGGTGACCTAAAAGGGAGACGGttcttcttttcattaaaaaaaaaaaaagtatcttaGAGGAGTTAAAACCACATGTATCAAAAGCTGTGTTTAGATATAACATACATATCGTATATGTGAACAGCAAGAGGGACGTTCCACTAGTAAGTAAAGGATACTGAGGACCAGGGAGACCATGGCTCCCAGTGCCAGCGCCACCCGGAAATGGGCCATCCAGTAGTCTAGGGCAGTTACAGCTACCCTGTAGGTGAGTACACACTGcaggcacacaaacagcagcccCGCCGGAAACGCCACACCAGCACCCACATAGTGTAGAGATTTGGCATGATCAACCTGTCAAACAGAAACGTGCAGTCGCAGTGACAGTTTGCGCTCATCTAAGATCCAAAAAGAGAAGCTAAAGGTCACCAAAATTTGAATTAAGTGTGTTCATGTCATGGCTGTTGATGTTCACCTGAAAGTTGCCCACCATGACCAGACCCACAGCGTTGGTGCAGCCGGACACCAGAGCGCTGGTGTTGACCCAACATCGGTGGCTGTGCTCGACCACCTGGGCGTAGCGCAGAAGGCACACCATCACCACTGCAGGACACAATGGAAGACGACACACGTTTACACTGCATCCATAACGTTAAATCTAATACTACTACACACTAAAAGCCTTTGGATTTGAATCTGTGGGTCGTTGGAAACTTCAAACCAAATCATGGTTTAGTTAGTCCAACTATTGAAGgtattaaaaatggaaaattaattgatttttttctgtttatactgAAGGCTGAACTTCGAAATTTATACGTATTAATGCTTGTTTAAATATGATGCTCTTGCTTGCTTATAGTATTATCTATAGGAGGTGGGCGGTCATGTGACTGGACCCACTCTGCTGATGTTAGACTATCCGATTTGGTTTTACTGCTGTCTCAAAGCAGATGTGTCCCGTCAACTATTGACATCTCTGGTTGCATAAGGAGGCACTTTTCTTGGCAGGTTTagtttgaaatgtttgaaaactatAAACCTGCAGTCTGTCACAGTATATACCACCAAGGCAGTAAAACACAGATCAACTACATTACAAGTTACCAATAATAAGGACGGCAAAGATCAGAATTGAAGCATCTAGACAGTTTATACACTagtgagagaaaagcagagaggtgagaaaaaacacagaatgacagaaagaaagaaaaatgcaaggaaacaaaaggagatcctgtggactggaaataaaataaaatatatatgagaAGGAAAGCAGATGTGAATAATGAAGCGATAGTGAAAACAGCAGGAGACAGATGCAATTAAGGGCAGAGGGGGGAAATTGGGCCAGAACTGACTGGTAATAAAACAAGATAGAAGGCGGAGGAGTTATGGAGGCAGGCCACAGAAGGTTCGTGCaggggagaggacagagggggCAAGTGGAAGGAAAGCCGCATTTATTATTGATTAGAGAGCACAGGCTATTTCAAGACCCTCCATATCTCTTTGAGGGGAGTGGCTGACGTCCGTGGGCACCATAGAGGATTGATGTAACACACAGAATGGATAGAGGAGACAGACATTTAACAATTCTCACCTTGACTATTCTCTttaattgtgtttgtattaaagAACAGAAGGCAGCACTCTTGTTTTCACTGAAGGGTAAATCGCAGATCTAATTAAAGATTCAACCAAATTTTACTTTGTTGCGTATTGAATAATCAGTATTTCACAGTGAATTTTCACAGTACATCACCAAATATTTGTggaaaactgtttattttattattatactgttTAGTTTAATTAGTTAAATAACAACACACATTGAAATTGTCTACCTTTTAATACCCCTTTTACACACCAGTAGCTTCTTTTCTGGGTTTTACAGGGAGTTGTGTGCTGACACTATTTCACTTCTATGGATGTAGTCACTTCCTGGAGTAtccactggttgcctggcagCCTCGTAGAGGCATGAAAACGTCAGGACCATGAGCAAAGAAGTAGTCCAGCACATGAACCCTAACACCATCTATTATTTATTACTGAGCTTTATAGGTACTGGTAGGGTGGTAGATTTTCGAACTTTGGACTGAGCCAGACTAGCCCTTTCCCCCTGTTTctattctttatgctaagctaagctacccAGCTCCTGGTtatggcttcatatttactgaaCAGACATAAGagaggtatcaatcttctcatctaactctcagcaagaaagcaaataagtgcattttccaaaaatgtcacaaaatgtcaTACTATTCCTTTTAAGGAAGTACTCTTGCTCACACAATGTCTTTTAACCACCAGACTATGAATGTGCATGTATGGTTTTAAGTTCAGTTGGAACGAGGCCTTACCCATGAAAGCTCCAACGTTGCCAATCAGGCTGAACAGGCAGCTCTCAGGAGGGTAGGAGCCACATTTACTATAGGACATGAAGACAAGAACAACTCTCAGTATTAGAGGGAGGAAATGTAAATATGTCACTATATCCAAGGCCACAGTTACTGTGTGTCAGCTCTCTATCAAGACAGACAGCCATGCACAGTCAGATtgtacagaaacaaataaagtgTCTGTGACTACAGATGTGTGAACTAAACTTCttaattcaaaaatgtaaaagaaggTGAAGCAACTTTGCTCTGATATTATCTAGATGTAAATCTGAGGTTTAAAAGACTTTCCTCTACATACACTGCTAAAACGCCTGTGAGTCCCATGATGCCTTTTTACAAGAAGTGCTTTTTTACAAGTCTGTGGTTAGAGGCTTATTTGCGGatcaaacaaattcaatttaTGCAAAGCGTGGGGTTAATCACCATCATAGAGCCACAACATAACAAGGTGCTAATTCATGCCTCGGGGCCTTTCCTGACACAAAATCGCTTTTGTATTCTGATGAAACAAAGACTTCAtgtgcagagaggaggagaggtggaaaAGGAGACCTGATGAGGGGGATGTCCTGGATGGTGCAGCATGTCTTGGGGAAGCCTGGTCGGGGCAGCTCCTCTGTGCACGTTACATTGTAAGACCTGTAGCAGGGACACAGTGAGTTCAGTTCCTTCCCTTCTGATAGCTGTGGAATCAACTGTCCAGGTATGAAACAATAAAGAGTTTTAAGCCAGaacaacagaaataaatcaCTCACCAGTTCTCCACAGGACAAACGTGGTGATTCATCACAGCCATGGCATACCTGTAGGATAAAGAACACAACATAATTTAAAGCAAGAAATGGCAAATGTCACAGTCATCTGATCCCTGATGATACAGAACTATTATCAAGAAACAAGATTACACTGGTCTCAAGATAAAGGGTCATTCagcagaaagattttttttctaatgtaactCACACTATCCATATTCCTGTGATGGAGAAGGCAGACAGGCTGACAGGCAGGACGATCCAGGCAGTCATTGGGCTGGCGGTGAGCTGGCTTTGTCCCAAGCATGGGGTGAGAGGGGGGCTTTGGGATGGAGTGGCGACACAACAGGAGGGATCAGGTGGGGGGCGGAAGGGGGTGTGGGGTCACTTACACACAGGGGGACAcacaggaggggggggggggcatgagaGGACAAAAGGGGGAATGGCACAGCTCTTCTGCTCCACAGGGCCCTGCAATCGGCAGCAAcctgaaagaagagaaggaaaagctTTGTCAGTATAAACAAAATACCGCAAAACTACAGTTGACAGCCAGCTGAAATACTGACATGCATGTACATTGTGTCCCTGTGTGACTGGAAGTAATGACTAAATGATTTTTTATGTTGTACTCCTAATAACATtgcagagagatgaaaaaaaaagaagtaatcAAACGTTTTCATACTACTGTGAATCTGATCAAACAGTCTTCTCATAATCTTGGAATACAAACGGACAATGTGTCtgaagtaacaaaatctgcaaaCTGTTGAACAGGTGCTGGTTCAAGGTTCAACATGTTAAATGAGGCCTGGGGCCGCTGGCAGGAGCCAACTAGAGCGAACAGTGGTGGACGCAACACAAAAACTGTAGGTCACGGCTAGTGTGCGACTGCTCTTAGTGGACAAACTGCAATCTTAGCCTCTTCTTGAATGAATTTCTCCCTCTATCATTGTTGAACATCAGTGTAAAATGGTGTTTGTAGAGAGAAGCCCTTGCtgtttactgtaaatactgaaacacattttgccATCAAACTTAACTGTGAAAATATCtgcagaaaaatctgaaaatgaccTCAGATCGAAATGGCCCAGGAAGACAATTAACAATGTCCATGTATTAGGTTGACTTTTCCCGAAATGACACCAACACTGAATACACATGTAcaataagacagaaaaacaagcacCTCTTGAAGAGAAATGAACGGCAAAATGAAGCTGTAAACGATATGTTCAGGGCAAAGTGTACCCTTGTAAGAATGAGGACTCAGCTAAGGTCAGCTCAGTGGTGGGGGAAGCATGGGACAACACAGGCTGTATCATTTTACACAGTGTACAAGTGTGTCTTTTGCCCGGAGGGAATATACAGTGAACAAAGATGAACTTCTTTTAAACAAATCCAAATAAGAAGCAGCTACTGTTCCCAAAGAAAGGTCAAACTCACAAATACGGCTATGttagaaatgattttttttaaaacaaatttgtcCCAATCGGTCCAATATGATTATTGTAGAAGTGCAGGAAACCTTGACACAACAATTTTAACTGTGCCGTGGATTTGA
Above is a genomic segment from Xiphias gladius isolate SHS-SW01 ecotype Sanya breed wild chromosome 19, ASM1685928v1, whole genome shotgun sequence containing:
- the LOC120805766 gene encoding transmembrane protein 150A-like isoform X2, producing MTAWIVLPVSLSAFSITGIWIVYAMAVMNHHVCPVENWSYNVTCTEELPRPGFPKTCCTIQDIPLISKCGSYPPESCLFSLIGNVGAFMVVMVCLLRYAQVVEHSHRCWVNTSALVSGCTNAVGLVMVGNFQVDHAKSLHYVGAGVAFPAGLLFVCLQCVLTYRVAVTALDYWMAHFRVALALGAMVSLVLSILYLLVERPSCCSHIRYKNRLPFRSPSSRALILFVLSHWNYSLGMSHH
- the LOC120805766 gene encoding transmembrane protein 150A-like isoform X1, whose amino-acid sequence is MTAWIVLPVSLSAFSITGIWIVYAMAVMNHHVCPVENWSYNVTCTEELPRPGFPKTCCTIQDIPLISKCGSYPPESCLFSLIGNVGAFMVVMVCLLRYAQVVEHSHRCWVNTSALVSGCTNAVGLVMVGNFQVDHAKSLHYVGAGVAFPAGLLFVCLQCVLTYRVAVTALDYWMAHFRVALALGAMVSLVLSGIFFIHESFILQHAAAICEWVFTVDILVFYGTFTYEFGTVTSETMMAGLQRSHHHGSGVIMGPRARGSTLGGATKGLKSPGGSSTSTHLNCTPESIAML